The Caretta caretta isolate rCarCar2 chromosome 10, rCarCar1.hap1, whole genome shotgun sequence genome has a window encoding:
- the PAQR5 gene encoding membrane progestin receptor gamma isoform X1, translated as MLGWKLRRQLSINQVPKVFREQGILFGYRHPRSSAADCLLSVFQMTNETLNIWTHFLPAWYFLWKLFVLAYSLDIWNDMYAWPFLAYMLTCCIYPFTSSCAHTFSAMSTQARHICYFFDYGALSMYSLGSAIAYSTYVFPEEWINSTFHHYYVPTAVLNTVISTGLSCYSRLGAPYLHYNRDILERFPEIQQPTLSKTLRTLAFAYPYLFDSTPLFYRLYLCTGESCMESVIPVHYRHGVFAFLTCFIFAAHLPERLAPGCFDYIGHSHQLFHICGIIGTHFQMEAIFIDMNARRDWLLASSPLLSRSQIVGSVGISIIISLTIIGVFSLALYSTPMSSRKE; from the exons ATGCTGGGCTGGAAGTTGCGCAGGCAACTCAGTATTAACCAAGTGCCTAAA GTGTTTCGAGAGCAGGGCATCCTGTTTGGGTATCGCCATCCAAGAAGCTCTGCAGCAGACTGTCTCCTCAGTGTCTTCCAGATGACAAATGAAACACTGAATATATGGACACATTTCTTGCCTGCCTG GTACTTCCTATGGAAGTTGTTTGTCTTGGCCTATTCGCTGGATATCTGGAATGACATGTATGCCTGGCCCTTTCTTGCCTACATGCTCACGTGCTGTATTTATCCGTTCACATCCAGCTGTGCCCACACGTTCAGTGCGATGTCCACCCAGGCGAGACATATTTGTTATTTCTTTGATTATGGTGCCCTTAGTATGTACAGCTTAG GTTCTGCGATTGCTTATTCAACCTATGTTTTCCCAGAAGAATGGATCAATAGCACTTTCCATCACTATTATGTACCCACTGCTGTGCTTAATACTGTCATTAGCACTGGTCTTTCCTGCTACTCCAG GCTTGGTGCGCCATACCTCCATTATAACCGTGATATCCTAGAAAG GTTCCCTGAGATACAGCAGCCCACGCTCAGCAAAACTCTTCGCACACTGGCTTTTGCATATCCGTACCTGTTCGACAGCACCCCTCTCTTCTACAGG CTATATCTGTGTACTGGGGAGAGCTGCATGGAAAGCGTAATCCCAGTCCACTACAGGCATGGTGTGTTTGCCTTCCTCACTTGTTTCATTTTTGCTGCGCATCTGCCCGAGAGACTTGCACCGGGATGCTTTGACTATATTG GGCACAGCCACCAGCTTTTCCATATATGTGGGATCATTGGCACACACTTCCAAATGGAGGCCATCTTTATAGACATGAACGCTCGCCGTGACTGGCTCTTAGCTTCCTCACCACTTCTCTCTCGTTCTCAAATAGTTGGTTCAGTTGGCATCTCCATTATCATTAGTCTAACTATCATTGGGGTTTTCTCACTGGCTCTCTATTCAACACCAATGTCCTCTAGGAAAGAATAA
- the PAQR5 gene encoding membrane progestin receptor gamma isoform X2, with amino-acid sequence MLGWKLRRQLSINQVPKVFREQGILFGYRHPRSSAADCLLSVFQMTNETLNIWTHFLPAWYFLWKLFVLAYSLDIWNDMYAWPFLAYMLTCCIYPFTSSCAHTFSAMSTQARHICYFFDYGALSMYSLGSAIAYSTYVFPEEWINSTFHHYYVPTAVLNTVISTGLSCYSRFPEIQQPTLSKTLRTLAFAYPYLFDSTPLFYRLYLCTGESCMESVIPVHYRHGVFAFLTCFIFAAHLPERLAPGCFDYIGHSHQLFHICGIIGTHFQMEAIFIDMNARRDWLLASSPLLSRSQIVGSVGISIIISLTIIGVFSLALYSTPMSSRKE; translated from the exons ATGCTGGGCTGGAAGTTGCGCAGGCAACTCAGTATTAACCAAGTGCCTAAA GTGTTTCGAGAGCAGGGCATCCTGTTTGGGTATCGCCATCCAAGAAGCTCTGCAGCAGACTGTCTCCTCAGTGTCTTCCAGATGACAAATGAAACACTGAATATATGGACACATTTCTTGCCTGCCTG GTACTTCCTATGGAAGTTGTTTGTCTTGGCCTATTCGCTGGATATCTGGAATGACATGTATGCCTGGCCCTTTCTTGCCTACATGCTCACGTGCTGTATTTATCCGTTCACATCCAGCTGTGCCCACACGTTCAGTGCGATGTCCACCCAGGCGAGACATATTTGTTATTTCTTTGATTATGGTGCCCTTAGTATGTACAGCTTAG GTTCTGCGATTGCTTATTCAACCTATGTTTTCCCAGAAGAATGGATCAATAGCACTTTCCATCACTATTATGTACCCACTGCTGTGCTTAATACTGTCATTAGCACTGGTCTTTCCTGCTACTCCAG GTTCCCTGAGATACAGCAGCCCACGCTCAGCAAAACTCTTCGCACACTGGCTTTTGCATATCCGTACCTGTTCGACAGCACCCCTCTCTTCTACAGG CTATATCTGTGTACTGGGGAGAGCTGCATGGAAAGCGTAATCCCAGTCCACTACAGGCATGGTGTGTTTGCCTTCCTCACTTGTTTCATTTTTGCTGCGCATCTGCCCGAGAGACTTGCACCGGGATGCTTTGACTATATTG GGCACAGCCACCAGCTTTTCCATATATGTGGGATCATTGGCACACACTTCCAAATGGAGGCCATCTTTATAGACATGAACGCTCGCCGTGACTGGCTCTTAGCTTCCTCACCACTTCTCTCTCGTTCTCAAATAGTTGGTTCAGTTGGCATCTCCATTATCATTAGTCTAACTATCATTGGGGTTTTCTCACTGGCTCTCTATTCAACACCAATGTCCTCTAGGAAAGAATAA